GTGGGCAAGACCATCGGCATCAAAGTCCAGCAGGGCGACATCCCGGTGTATATCGAGCGCTTCGGCAACACGGCCAAGGAGATCTTCGTCACCACGCCGGAGTTGCGCAAGCACTACGGAGCGGACTTCGACGCGCTGCCAACCGGAGCCATCGGCGTGTACACCTACTTCGAGCGTCTGGCCCAGGGGCTAAGGCAGCTCATGGCTGGTGAGCGCAAGTTCAACCTGAGTGTGATGAGCCGGGATGACATTGCGTCGCTCACTCCCGAGTGCGCGAAGGTCTCTGGCATCCCGCATATCATGGACGTCGACAAGGCGGAGTCCGAGGCCATCATCAACGGCTAGCCGGGCGCTATGGTCACCGCGAACATCGCCGGCTTCGTCAAAGTCGCCGACTCGATGCTCGACCAGAGCGTAGTCTAAGACCCGGTTCCGAGTTCAAACATAGAGCGGGAGTCCTTCGGGACTCCCGCTTCGCTGTCGTGCCCTCCTGTTACTCCGTTGGTTCCTGCGGTGGCGAAGCCGCACGTAGGCCTCACCAGCGGAGTCGAGGAATCTCGTCCAAACGAGACCACTCCACAGGTGTTGGGGTGACACACGAAGTCATACCGGATGCAGGGTCGTGCCCCTGCCTTGACTGTGTCGCCGGGGGCTAGATACTTAGCAGGATGCAACTCGCCTACACCGTCCACGCGCGGGACATGCTCGCAGAGCGCGCGATACCCGACGAGTGGGTTGTTCGGGCGGTAGAATCGCCGTTGCGGACTGAGAGCCACGACGACGGCACGACTCACTACCTGAGCAACGTGCCAGAGCGCAGTGGCCGCATTCTGCGTGTTGTCG
This genomic window from candidate division WOR-3 bacterium contains:
- a CDS encoding DUF4258 domain-containing protein, with protein sequence MQLAYTVHARDMLAERAIPDEWVVRAVESPLRTESHDDGTTHYLSNVPERSGRILRVVVSAKASPPIVVTVFFDRRLRR